TCATTTTTGAAGGACATAGAGAGGTCTATGAAGAGGCATAGATATACGACGAAGACAGAGTTTATCAGAGAAGCAATAAGGGATAAAATGAGGGGCCTGGAAAAAGAAGAGGCATTATTGAGGGTAAAGGGGCTTTATGGGGCAT
The Candidatus Nanoarchaeia archaeon genome window above contains:
- a CDS encoding ribbon-helix-helix domain-containing protein; amino-acid sequence: MEAVSLKLEDSFLKDIERSMKRHRYTTKTEFIREAIRDKMRGLEKEEALLRVKGLYGASKRKTTDAELHRAREKAFRELDKELR